Within Campylobacter jejuni, the genomic segment AGTGATTTTTATTCAAAAAGCATTAAAGCACAATTTCCAAATGCTACCGTTAGTGTATCAAATCGTCAAAAGATTGGTAATACGGGTTTTGAAAGTGTTATTGTAAGCGTTGAATTAAATGGACAAAAACAAGAAAATATTCTTTTTACAAAAGATAGTCTTATTACCCCTGATCTTATCGACTTGAAAACGGGAATTTCTTATGCTCAAGAATATGAAATGAAAAAATTTCAAGAAGCAAGAGAAAATTTTACAAAAAATGCTAAAGCTGTAGCACAAAAAGAAACCATGGTAATAGCTTTGGGAGATAAAAATAAACCTGCAATTTATGTTTTTTCAGATCCTGAATGCCCTTATTGTAGAGAACATTTAGCTCAAATTGATGATGAACTTAAAAACTATCAAGTTAATTATATTTTAACTCCAGTACATGGAAAATCTGCTTTTGAAAAATCCGCTCTAATCTACAAGGAAGCAAAAAAAGCAAAAAATGATAAAGAAAAAATCGCAATTTTAAACAAATACTATGATGCAAATATCAAAAATTATCCAAAAGTAAGCGATGCAGAATTAAAAGAAGTTTTTTCTTTATATGAAAAATATCGCTCATTAGGTCTTAGTGCTACTCCAACTATTATTAAATAAACCTAATGTCTAAAATTACTTTAATTGTAAGCTTTTTTATAGCACTCTTTATGAGTGCTTGCACCAATGCAACTTTCATACAAAGCTTTATTCAAACAAGTAATGAAGGCATTTTTATCAGATCACAAAAACAACAAAGTTTTAAAATTTCCTTTCAAAATCCTAGTCAACTTCGAACTACTTTGGATAGAGATTTGGCTTTAAAACTTAAAAATTTAGGCTTAAAAGAAGCAAAAGAGAATGCAGATTATGAAATTTTAATCAATCTTATAGATATGAAAAAGCATTCTTATGCTCAAAAAATCACAACTTCAGCAAGATTTTTTTATGATTTTGATCCTTTGGAAAGTGATGGAGAATGGATGGTAGAAAACTACTATACTATGCAAGTTAATTTACAAATCAACTCTAAAAATCACAATTCTCAAAAAACAAGTCTTCTTGCAAGAACAGCTTATCTTGGAAATAAAGAACGCTGTCAATTATCTTTAGAAAATAAAATTATAAATCAAATAGTGAGTTTTTTTTATTTTTAAGAAAAGACAATCAAGAGTATAAAGACTCTTGATTTTAAGAATTATTAAGCAAAATAAGGTTTAATTTGTTCTACCCAAGCATCAATTCTTGATTCAGTTTGATCTTCTTGATTATCATTGTCAAGAGCAAGTCCAACAAATTTACCATCTACAACCGCATCGCTTGCTTCAAATGTATAACCATCAGTTGAAACTTCTCCTACCAAATTTGCACCTGCATCTTTTAAATTTTGAGCTAATTTACCCATGCCACCACAAAAAGTGTCAGAATAACTTTCACTATCACCCATACCAAATACAGCTACAGTTTTTCCACCAAGACTAAGCCCTGAAAAATCAAAACCATCCCAATCATCTTGTAAATCACCACTTCCCCAAGTTGAAGTTCCACAAATTAATTTATCGTAAGAATTCATTTTAGCTGCATCAATATCTGAGATATTAAAAACATCACTAATTCCAAGTTTTGAAGCAATTGTATTAGCCGCTCCTTCTGTATTTCCCATAGCACTACCATAGATTACTGCTACTGACATTATTTTCTCCTTATAATTTGATTTGATATTTTATACGGAACTAATTTTAACATAGTTTTGTTTAAATCACACAAAAAATGTTTTATTTCAATAAAATGTGTGAAATTTTTGTTACGCGGACAAACAATATAAAATTTTTCAAAATTGTTTTCTTTTATTAAATTCAATAATTCATGAATTTCATTTTCAATTTTTAAATTATATGTATTAATCTCTTTGCAAAGTGGTAAAATTGCAAATTTCTTATCTATTATAATAAGATTACCATCTTGATCTATATTTTTTCCATTATTTTGAAAAGAAACCTTATCATAAACATAAGAGCTAAATAAAATTTGTGCATCAAAACAAATACCATAAAGATAAATTCTTAAAAGTCTTAAAAGATCGATATTCTTAGATATTTTAGTATTAAAAATCAAGCTTTTTCTTTTTTGAAAGTAAAAAGCGTATGTATTAAGCTTGATATTTATATTTTGAATCTTACCAAATGAAACATGCATTATATCATGTAAAAAATTTCCAAATATCATTTTTAAACTCTTGGTATTTTTTGCATATAAAAGAGGAATTTTTAGAGCGCTATCAACACTCGCATTATATTGAGTTAAAAAAGTCAACATAAGCTCTTGATTGTTTAAATAGCGATAAATTTGCGGTATAAATTCTCGCTTATCATCAAATCCAAATAACATCTTTAACCTTTATAGCAAGAAAATTCTTTATTAAGATTAAAAATTTTACAATATTCACAATACACACAACTTACACTTCTTTTTGCACAAACTAATGGAATTTTACGCTTTTTAGCTTCATTTTTGATTTTTTTCATAGTATTATGATTTAAAAAGCTTGTTAACATTACTATACATTCTGTATCACAAGGAATCGGCTTGCGGTTAACTCTATTTTCATTACGCGCATCCCAGTGTTCTATTTTTTTAGCACCTAAATCATGTAAAACAGCTCTAATAGGAGTGATTTCATCTGCACCAATAACCAAAACTGACATAAATTCTCCTTTGTGATTTTTAAAATATATTTTGATAATTATTATTATAATATAAAAAAACTAAATTTATTTTGAAATTTATCATCAATAAAATGCAATTATTCAGTTAATTTTAATTTTTAATAGATATAATTTACTAGTTAATAAAATTTATTATTTAGGAGAAAACAATGAAAAAATTAACTAACGATTTTGGAAACATTATAGCCGATAATCAAAATTCATTAAGTGCAGGCACAAAAGGACCTTTACTTATGCAAGATTATCTTTTGCTTGAAAAACTTGCTCATCAAAATAGAGAAAGAATTCCAGAAAGAACCGTTCATGCTAAGGGAAGTGGAGCTTATGGCGAAATAAAAATCACTGCTGATTTATCTGCTTATACTAAGGCAAAAATATTTCAAAAAGGAGAAATAACTCCTCTTTTTCTACGCTTTTCAACAGTAGCAGGTGAAGCAGGTGCAGCAGATGCTGAACGCGATGTGAGAGGTTTTGCTATTAAATTTTACACCAAAGAAGGAAACTGGGACTTGGTAGGAAATAACACTCCGACATTCTTCATCCGTGATGCTTATAAATTTCCTGATTTCATCCATACTCAAAAAAGAGATCCAAGAACTCATCTAAGAAGTAATAATGCTGCTTGGGATTTTTGGAGTTTATGTCCTGAAAGTTTACATCAAGTAACCATTCTTATGAGCGATAGAGGAATTCCTGCAAGTTATCGTCATATGCATGGATTTGGAAGCCATACTTATAGTTTTATTAATGATAAAAATGAAAGATTTTGGGTGAAATTCCATTTTAAAACCCAACAAGGGATTAAAAATCTTACCAACCAAGAAGCTGCCGAGCTTATAGCAAAAGATAGAGAAAGTCATCAAAGAGATCTCTATAATGCTATAGAAAATAAAGATTTTCCAAAATGGAAAGTTCAAGTTCAAATTCTTGCTGAAAAAGATATAGAAAAACTTGGATTTAATCCTTTTGATTTAACAAAAATTTGGCCTCATAGTCTTGTGCCTTTGATGGATATAGGCGAAATGATTCTAAACAAAAAT encodes:
- a CDS encoding thioredoxin fold domain-containing protein: MKKLSLILACSASLFAASNSEISDFYSKSIKAQFPNATVSVSNRQKIGNTGFESVIVSVELNGQKQENILFTKDSLITPDLIDLKTGISYAQEYEMKKFQEARENFTKNAKAVAQKETMVIALGDKNKPAIYVFSDPECPYCREHLAQIDDELKNYQVNYILTPVHGKSAFEKSALIYKEAKKAKNDKEKIAILNKYYDANIKNYPKVSDAELKEVFSLYEKYRSLGLSATPTIIK
- the fldA gene encoding flavodoxin FldA; amino-acid sequence: MSVAVIYGSAMGNTEGAANTIASKLGISDVFNISDIDAAKMNSYDKLICGTSTWGSGDLQDDWDGFDFSGLSLGGKTVAVFGMGDSESYSDTFCGGMGKLAQNLKDAGANLVGEVSTDGYTFEASDAVVDGKFVGLALDNDNQEDQTESRIDAWVEQIKPYFA
- a CDS encoding DUF2325 domain-containing protein, with amino-acid sequence MSVLVIGADEITPIRAVLHDLGAKKIEHWDARNENRVNRKPIPCDTECIVMLTSFLNHNTMKKIKNEAKKRKIPLVCAKRSVSCVYCEYCKIFNLNKEFSCYKG
- the katA gene encoding catalase, with translation MKKLTNDFGNIIADNQNSLSAGTKGPLLMQDYLLLEKLAHQNRERIPERTVHAKGSGAYGEIKITADLSAYTKAKIFQKGEITPLFLRFSTVAGEAGAADAERDVRGFAIKFYTKEGNWDLVGNNTPTFFIRDAYKFPDFIHTQKRDPRTHLRSNNAAWDFWSLCPESLHQVTILMSDRGIPASYRHMHGFGSHTYSFINDKNERFWVKFHFKTQQGIKNLTNQEAAELIAKDRESHQRDLYNAIENKDFPKWKVQVQILAEKDIEKLGFNPFDLTKIWPHSLVPLMDIGEMILNKNPQNYFNEVEQAAFSPSNIVPGIGFSPDKMLQARIFSYPDAQRYRIGTNYHLLPVNRAKSEVNTYNVAGAMNFDSYKNDAAYYEPNSYDNSPKEDKSYLEPDLVLEGVAQRYAPLDNDFYTQPRALFNLMNDDQKTQLFHNIATSMEGVDEKIITRALEHFEKISPDYAKGIKKALEK